Within Mycobacterium heckeshornense, the genomic segment AGCGTGCCGTTGACCGGCGTCACCGTTGTCGAGGTGTCCAGCTTCGTCGCCGCACCGTTGTGCGGTATGACACTGAGTCAACTTGGCGCAGAGGTGATTCGGGTCGATCCGATCGGTGGTGCATCCGACGTGCACCGTTGGCCGCTGGCGAAAAGTGGGGCATCGATCTACTGGACCGGGCTGAACAAGGGTAAGCGTTCGGCGACGATCGACCTGCGCTCAGCAGCCGGACAACAACTGGTTCAACGCCTCGTCGTCGAAGGCGACGGCATCGTGGTGACCAACGCAGCGGGCCTGTCCTGGCTGTCGTATGACCGATTGTCCAGCCTGCGATCCGATGTCATCCATGTCCAGTTGCTGGGTCGCGGTGACGGCTCCACCGCTGTGGACTATACGGTCAATGCGGCGACGGGGTTTCCGTTGGTCACCGGTCCGAGGGACCATGCCGGTCCGATCAACCACGTGCTGCCCGCCTGGGATGTGTGCTGCGGCCTGTACGCGGCGCTAGCGGTGTTGGCCGCCCTGCGTCGTCGCGACCAGTCGGGTGCAGGTACCCAAGTCAGCGTGGCCCTGGAAGATGTCGCGCTGGCCACGGCGGCCAATCTCGGCTGGCTGACCGAGCCCCAGGTGAACGGCACCCAGCGGCCCCGACTCGGGAATGCCATCTACGGCCAGTACGGCCAGGACTTCACCAGCAGCGACGGTATTGCATTCATGGTTGTGACGTTGACCCCCCGGCACTTTCGCGACCTGGTCGACGTCACAGGCACCGGTTCTGCCGTATCGGCGCTTGCCGAGGCGCTCGGCGCCGACTTCAGCGCCGAAGGCGACCGCTACCGCTACCGCGATGCGCTGACGGCCCTGTTCAGCGTCTGGTTCGCTGAGCATACCGCCGAACAGATCACCGAAGCACTGTCGGCAACGACCGTGCTGTTCGAGCGCTACCGGACCTTTGCTGAAGTCGCGGTAGATCCGCGGGTGACAGCGAATCCGATGTTCTCTTTACTGCACCAAGACCGTGTCGGCGACTATCTCGCTCCGGGCTTGCCGACCGTATTCGACGGGGTTCATCCGGCATGCGCCCCTGCACCGAATCTGGGCCAAGACACCATCGACGTGCTCACCGAGCGCCTGGGGTTGAACGAGCACGACATTGCGCGTCTGACCAGGGCCAAAACGATCGCCGGTTGAGCCG encodes:
- a CDS encoding CoA transferase, with amino-acid sequence MSVPLTGVTVVEVSSFVAAPLCGMTLSQLGAEVIRVDPIGGASDVHRWPLAKSGASIYWTGLNKGKRSATIDLRSAAGQQLVQRLVVEGDGIVVTNAAGLSWLSYDRLSSLRSDVIHVQLLGRGDGSTAVDYTVNAATGFPLVTGPRDHAGPINHVLPAWDVCCGLYAALAVLAALRRRDQSGAGTQVSVALEDVALATAANLGWLTEPQVNGTQRPRLGNAIYGQYGQDFTSSDGIAFMVVTLTPRHFRDLVDVTGTGSAVSALAEALGADFSAEGDRYRYRDALTALFSVWFAEHTAEQITEALSATTVLFERYRTFAEVAVDPRVTANPMFSLLHQDRVGDYLAPGLPTVFDGVHPACAPAPNLGQDTIDVLTERLGLNEHDIARLTRAKTIAG